In one window of Methanolobus mangrovi DNA:
- a CDS encoding TetR/AcrR family transcriptional regulator: MKKQIEDKKAALLEAALKLFTERGFHGTSTAQISKEAGVATGTLFNYFPTKEDLINGLYFEVKEELSRKMGKDVQTQKNYEEKLRKMWHNLVEWGTENQDKFLFVGQFCSSPYITSHTREVVMEEYVFFHDLVTEGLANGELGDYPPEMITSMFYQSSRTIVDYILYSEPQDRSKAIENGFQVVWKGLAKK; this comes from the coding sequence ATGAAAAAACAGATAGAAGACAAAAAAGCTGCCCTTTTAGAAGCTGCCCTGAAGCTCTTTACTGAAAGGGGTTTCCATGGCACATCCACTGCCCAGATCTCAAAAGAGGCAGGTGTAGCCACAGGCACTTTATTCAATTATTTCCCTACAAAAGAGGATCTCATCAATGGTCTGTATTTCGAGGTAAAAGAAGAATTAAGCCGGAAAATGGGAAAAGATGTCCAGACACAAAAAAATTACGAAGAAAAGTTAAGGAAAATGTGGCATAATCTGGTCGAATGGGGGACAGAGAATCAGGATAAATTCCTTTTTGTCGGACAGTTCTGTTCATCTCCTTATATTACAAGCCATACTCGTGAAGTAGTTATGGAAGAGTATGTTTTCTTCCATGATCTTGTGACAGAAGGATTAGCAAATGGAGAGCTTGGGGACTACCCGCCAGAAATGATAACTTCAATGTTCTATCAGTCAAGCAGGACAATAGTTGACTATATTCTTTATTCAGAACCACAGGATCGAAGTAAAGCTATAGAAAATGGATTTCAGGTTGTCTGGAAAGGGCTGGCTAAAAAATAA
- a CDS encoding DUF2111 domain-containing protein yields MICDEEFNGAFCLKICSDSTADDLEPIAIAIHTLLGIPTTIRSLNCKGIRMERGMIIDKEYSGPILEEVLRTNISIRAVPKDGVYKGKSVVVAPIRAPSGEVIGAIGVVDLVAALDILVMFREYPGVIDEVEESRRKMK; encoded by the coding sequence ATGATATGCGATGAAGAATTCAATGGTGCATTTTGCCTGAAGATATGCTCAGATTCCACGGCTGATGATCTGGAACCAATAGCAATTGCAATACACACTCTTCTTGGGATTCCGACAACCATTCGCAGTCTCAACTGTAAAGGGATTCGGATGGAAAGAGGAATGATTATTGATAAGGAATACTCGGGTCCAATACTTGAAGAGGTCCTCAGGACGAACATAAGTATCAGGGCAGTGCCAAAGGACGGTGTTTATAAGGGTAAGTCAGTTGTGGTCGCTCCTATAAGGGCACCCAGTGGGGAAGTTATTGGTGCGATAGGTGTTGTTGACCTTGTTGCAGCCCTTGATATCCTGGTGATGTTCAGGGAGTATCCTGGTGTTATTGATGAAGTGGAAGAATCAAGAAGAAAAATGAAATGA
- the trxB gene encoding thioredoxin-disulfide reductase — protein MHDLIIIGGGPAGLTAGIYAVRYGLDTLVLEKNVIHGQIATAERVENYPGFPSISGMELMEKFKEHAEHTGVKIQSANVLTVRDKDDRKVIVTDDSELEALAVIVATGANPKRLGVPGEDKLLTKGVSYCATCDGPFYADQEVIVVGGGESAITDALVLSGIASKVYVVHRRDELRACSLIQKRAFETENISFIWDTVVQEIKGDEFVEKVVLRNVKTNELTEMGIDGIFIYVGINPNTAMVDVDKTDVGFIVTDDRMESSVNGIFAAGDCRRTSMWQVVTAVSDGAVAAISAHEYITSLKFDK, from the coding sequence ATGCATGATCTTATCATAATAGGGGGAGGTCCTGCAGGGCTAACTGCAGGTATATATGCAGTACGTTATGGTCTTGACACTCTCGTGCTCGAAAAGAATGTGATCCACGGTCAGATAGCCACTGCAGAAAGGGTTGAGAACTATCCGGGTTTTCCATCGATCTCCGGAATGGAACTCATGGAGAAGTTCAAGGAGCATGCAGAACACACTGGCGTGAAGATACAGAGTGCTAATGTACTAACTGTTCGGGATAAAGACGACAGGAAAGTTATCGTGACAGATGACAGTGAGCTTGAAGCCCTTGCAGTGATAGTTGCTACCGGTGCAAATCCAAAACGTCTGGGAGTTCCGGGCGAGGATAAACTACTGACAAAAGGAGTTTCCTATTGTGCTACATGTGATGGTCCGTTCTATGCGGATCAGGAGGTTATTGTCGTAGGCGGTGGTGAGTCTGCGATAACGGATGCTCTTGTCCTGTCAGGTATAGCTAGTAAGGTCTATGTGGTGCACAGACGTGATGAGCTAAGAGCATGTTCCCTTATTCAGAAAAGGGCTTTTGAGACGGAGAATATCAGCTTTATCTGGGACACTGTTGTGCAGGAGATCAAGGGTGATGAATTTGTTGAGAAGGTAGTTCTCAGGAATGTTAAGACCAATGAACTGACAGAGATGGGTATTGATGGTATCTTCATCTATGTGGGCATTAACCCCAACACTGCAATGGTGGATGTTGATAAGACCGATGTAGGATTCATTGTGACCGATGATCGTATGGAAAGTTCTGTAAACGGGATATTTGCAGCAGGCGATTGTCGGAGAACTTCCATGTGGCAGGTAGTCACAGCGGTTTCTGATGGTGCAGTAGCCGCTATATCTGCTCATGAATACATAACATCTCTTAAATTCGATAAATAG
- a CDS encoding glutaredoxin family protein has protein sequence MVKVTLVHSEWCHFCPTAKKMWRDLKEQCDFEYEEVELDTPEGKELAKKFKIRSIPTTIIDDKIAFVGVPDKSQTSNVCNDS, from the coding sequence ATGGTAAAGGTTACTTTAGTTCATTCTGAATGGTGTCACTTTTGTCCGACTGCAAAGAAAATGTGGCGAGACTTAAAAGAACAGTGCGATTTTGAGTACGAGGAAGTAGAACTGGACACTCCTGAAGGAAAAGAGCTTGCAAAAAAGTTTAAGATCCGTTCAATACCTACAACGATCATTGATGACAAGATTGCCTTTGTGGGAGTTCCTGACAAATCTCAGACAAGCAATGTTTGTAATGATAGTTGA
- a CDS encoding beta strand repeat-containing protein, whose translation MIKSTCLFAVILMILLSIPAATAITVDGAKSVGEWDEDWAFGQYNASTYNSNGPFGDRMVVRQGTYAADTGLWYDTDPKNDAGPSFSDGMAVNGDASTNNSSGLDLARFYGHYDPIEDKLYGMAEVYGIPGDSDGDGDTGTITPPDANGTAGPVGFGLSGAEVFSIYVSQDSNPANYTIISVTNNDWSVSSTVGLTYGEIDARLTSDAFNVADPNELPKSVYEISIANFSQHYDLSPGNILAVQVGAGNNLDGPGEDSATVFIEIPTPAIDIEKATNGEDADSPTGPYIIVGDLVTWTYNVTNTGNVPLVNVNVTDDMEGYIGTIAYLGVGESNTSLFATGTAAAGQYANNATATGYYGPIEVSDTDPSHYFGAAPAIDIEKATNGEDADSPTGPYIIVGDLVTWTYNVTNIGNVPLVNVNVTDDMEGYIGTIAYLGVGESNTSLFATGTAAAGQYANNATAEAVYDGQPVNDTDPSHYFGAAPAIDIEKATNGEDADSPTGPTIPVGDLVTWTYNVTNIGNVPLVNVNVTDDMEGYIGTIAYLGVGESNTSLFATGTAAAGQYANNATAEAVYDGQSVNDTDPSHYFGAAPAIDIEKATNGEDADSPTGPTIPVGDLVTWTYNVTNIGNVPLVNVNVTDDMEGYIGTIAYLGVGESNTSLFATGTAAAGQYANNATAEAVYDGQSVNDTDPSHYFGAAPAIDIEKATNGEDADSPTGPTIPVGDLVTWTYNVTNIGNVPLVNVNVTDDMEGYIGTIAYLGVGESNTSLFATGTAAAGQYANNATAEAVYDGQPVNDTDPSHYFGAAPAIDIEKATNGEDADSPTGPAIPVGDLVTWTYNVTNIGNVPLVNVNVTDDMEGFIGTIAYLGVGESNTSLFATGNAAAGQYANNATAEAVYDGQPVNDTDPSHYFGAAPAIDIEKATNGEDADSPTGPAIPVGDLVTWTYNVTNIGNVPLVNVNVTDDMEGFIGTIAYLGVGESNTSLFATGNAAAGQYANNATAEAVYDGQSVNDTDPSHYIGTEAPGVGTPGYWKNHPDAWPVEEIEIGNVTYNVSEAIAIMEEPTAKDKTYNMFEQLVAAKLNVLVGNPYGSCVIESEENGLPFGVDFIAEADEWMEMYGPAGSGVEAKSDAWKYMTDGIHSGSDLLDWLDAYNNGYFSCAPHRD comes from the coding sequence ATGATAAAATCAACATGTTTGTTCGCAGTGATATTGATGATATTGTTGTCAATTCCTGCTGCAACTGCAATCACCGTGGACGGAGCCAAGTCCGTGGGAGAATGGGATGAAGATTGGGCATTCGGCCAGTATAATGCCTCAACATACAATTCAAACGGACCATTTGGAGACAGAATGGTGGTCAGACAGGGAACTTATGCAGCAGATACCGGACTATGGTATGATACTGATCCTAAAAATGATGCAGGTCCTAGTTTTAGTGATGGAATGGCCGTTAATGGAGATGCTTCAACGAACAATTCAAGCGGTCTTGACCTTGCAAGGTTCTACGGACATTATGACCCAATAGAGGACAAGCTTTACGGTATGGCGGAAGTTTATGGTATCCCCGGAGACAGTGATGGAGATGGCGATACAGGAACTATAACCCCTCCAGACGCGAACGGAACTGCAGGTCCAGTTGGATTTGGTCTTTCTGGCGCGGAAGTCTTTAGTATATATGTATCCCAGGATTCTAATCCTGCAAATTATACAATTATCAGTGTAACTAACAACGACTGGTCAGTTAGTTCAACTGTTGGACTAACGTATGGAGAGATAGATGCCAGACTTACAAGCGATGCATTCAATGTAGCAGATCCGAACGAACTGCCAAAATCTGTCTATGAGATCAGCATTGCAAACTTCAGTCAGCACTACGATCTGAGCCCAGGAAATATTCTGGCTGTTCAGGTAGGTGCAGGTAATAACCTGGATGGACCTGGTGAAGATAGCGCAACTGTATTTATAGAGATTCCAACTCCTGCCATTGATATAGAGAAGGCGACCAATGGAGAGGACGCAGATAGTCCGACAGGACCTTACATCATCGTTGGAGATCTGGTGACATGGACATACAATGTGACAAACACAGGTAACGTCCCACTTGTCAACGTCAACGTGACCGATGATATGGAAGGATACATAGGAACCATTGCGTACCTTGGTGTGGGCGAATCCAATACAAGCCTGTTTGCTACAGGAACTGCAGCTGCAGGACAGTATGCAAACAATGCAACTGCAACAGGATACTATGGTCCTATAGAAGTTTCTGATACGGATCCAAGCCACTACTTCGGTGCCGCTCCAGCAATTGACATAGAGAAGGCAACCAATGGAGAGGATGCAGATAGTCCGACAGGACCTTACATCATCGTTGGAGATCTGGTGACATGGACATACAACGTGACTAACATTGGTAACGTTCCACTTGTCAACGTCAACGTGACCGATGATATGGAAGGATACATAGGAACAATTGCATACCTCGGAGTGGGTGAATCCAACACAAGTCTGTTCGCTACAGGAACGGCAGCTGCAGGACAGTATGCAAACAATGCAACTGCTGAAGCTGTATATGATGGTCAGCCTGTAAATGATACAGATCCAAGCCACTACTTCGGTGCTGCTCCAGCAATTGACATAGAGAAGGCAACCAATGGAGAGGATGCAGATAGTCCAACAGGTCCTACTATCCCTGTGGGAGATCTGGTGACATGGACATACAACGTGACTAACATTGGTAACGTTCCACTTGTCAACGTCAACGTGACCGATGATATGGAAGGATACATAGGAACAATTGCATACCTCGGAGTGGGTGAATCCAACACAAGTCTGTTCGCTACAGGAACGGCAGCTGCAGGACAGTATGCAAACAATGCAACTGCTGAAGCTGTATATGATGGTCAGTCTGTGAACGACACGGACCCAAGCCACTACTTCGGTGCTGCTCCAGCAATTGACATAGAGAAGGCAACCAATGGAGAGGATGCAGATAGTCCAACAGGTCCTACTATCCCTGTGGGAGATCTGGTGACATGGACATACAACGTGACTAACATTGGTAACGTTCCACTTGTCAACGTCAACGTGACCGATGATATGGAAGGATACATAGGAACAATTGCATACCTCGGAGTGGGTGAATCCAACACAAGTCTGTTCGCTACAGGAACGGCAGCTGCAGGACAGTATGCAAACAATGCAACTGCTGAAGCTGTATATGATGGTCAGTCTGTGAACGACACGGACCCAAGCCACTACTTCGGTGCTGCTCCAGCAATTGACATAGAGAAGGCAACCAATGGAGAGGATGCAGATAGTCCAACAGGTCCTACTATCCCTGTGGGAGATCTGGTGACATGGACATACAACGTGACTAACATTGGTAACGTTCCACTTGTCAACGTCAACGTGACCGATGATATGGAAGGATACATAGGAACAATTGCATACCTCGGAGTGGGTGAATCCAACACAAGTCTGTTCGCTACAGGAACGGCAGCTGCAGGACAGTATGCAAACAATGCAACTGCTGAAGCTGTATATGATGGTCAACCTGTAAATGATACAGATCCAAGCCACTACTTCGGTGCTGCTCCAGCAATTGACATAGAGAAGGCAACCAATGGAGAGGATGCAGATAGTCCAACAGGTCCTGCTATCCCTGTGGGAGATCTGGTGACATGGACATACAACGTGACTAACATTGGTAACGTTCCACTTGTCAACGTCAACGTGACCGATGATATGGAAGGATTCATCGGAACAATTGCATACCTTGGTGTGGGCGAATCCAATACAAGCCTGTTTGCTACAGGAAATGCAGCTGCAGGACAGTATGCGAACAATGCAACTGCTGAAGCTGTATATGATGGTCAGCCAGTAAATGATACGGATCCAAGCCACTACTTCGGTGCTGCTCCAGCAATTGACATAGAGAAGGCAACCAATGGAGAAGATGCAGATAGTCCGACAGGTCCTGCTATCCCTGTTGGAGATCTGGTGACATGGACATACAACGTGACCAACATTGGTAACGTTCCACTTGTCAACGTCAACGTGACCGATGATATGGAAGGATTCATCGGAACAATTGCATACCTTGGTGTGGGCGAATCCAATACAAGCCTGTTTGCTACAGGAAATGCAGCTGCAGGACAGTATGCGAACAATGCAACTGCTGAAGCTGTATATGATGGTCAGTCTGTGAACGACACGGACCCAAGCCACTACATCGGTACAGAAGCACCTGGTGTCGGTACTCCAGGTTACTGGAAGAACCATCCTGATGCATGGCCAGTCGAAGAGATAGAGATTGGTAACGTCACCTACAATGTAAGTGAAGCAATTGCAATCATGGAGGAACCCACAGCTAAAGACAAGACGTACAATATGTTCGAACAGCTCGTGGCAGCTAAGTTGAACGTCCTTGTAGGCAACCCATACGGTTCATGTGTAATAGAAAGTGAAGAAAATGGACTTCCTTTTGGAGTCGATTTCATTGCTGAAGCAGATGAATGGATGGAAATGTATGGTCCTGCAGGTTCTGGAGTCGAAGCAAAGAGTGACGCATGGAAGTATATGACAGACGGAATCCACTCAGGAAGTGATCTTCTCGACTGGCTTGACGCCTACAACAACGGATACTTCTCGTGTGCTCCTCACAGGGACTGA
- a CDS encoding UPF0280 family protein, whose protein sequence is MKEHFRLKETIVTIQADTPSYIEVARESIRAQRRELESYIVSDPFFQSTLEPYDMDGDFPEVVRRMVEAGNAMGIGPMSAVAGTISALAVEAMADAGATFAIVDNGGDISIINDRPVVMGIYAGNSPLKDIGFVMESRDSITGVCTSSGSVGPSISFGMADAAVVFSDNVSLADSAATALGNATDIGKDAVERSFDVVKDVPGITGAIVIQGEYMGFWGDVPELKRADVRYECITKG, encoded by the coding sequence ATGAAAGAACATTTCAGGTTGAAAGAGACCATTGTAACTATCCAGGCTGATACTCCTTCTTACATAGAGGTGGCTCGCGAGTCTATAAGGGCACAACGCAGGGAGCTGGAATCATATATCGTTTCTGATCCATTTTTCCAGAGTACTCTGGAACCCTATGACATGGACGGTGACTTCCCTGAGGTTGTCCGGAGGATGGTTGAAGCTGGAAATGCAATGGGTATTGGTCCTATGAGTGCTGTTGCCGGTACTATCTCTGCTCTTGCAGTTGAGGCCATGGCAGATGCTGGTGCCACTTTTGCAATCGTGGACAATGGCGGGGATATTTCCATTATCAATGACCGTCCGGTGGTGATGGGAATCTATGCCGGCAATTCTCCTTTGAAAGATATTGGTTTTGTTATGGAATCGAGGGATTCTATTACAGGTGTGTGCACTTCTTCGGGCAGTGTTGGCCCCTCCATAAGTTTTGGTATGGCAGATGCAGCCGTTGTTTTCTCTGATAATGTATCACTGGCTGATTCAGCAGCCACAGCTCTTGGAAATGCCACTGACATTGGAAAAGATGCTGTTGAAAGGTCATTTGATGTTGTGAAAGATGTTCCAGGGATAACAGGTGCAATTGTCATCCAGGGCGAGTATATGGGATTCTGGGGTGATGTGCCTGAACTTAAAAGAGCTGATGTCAGGTACGAGTGTATTACAAAAGGTTGA
- a CDS encoding 4Fe-4S binding protein, whose product MKIKINISSDILTKPIMAESILETGVLLNISQAHFDRSQGEVVADVDEDKFDLMCKSLTNKGARVTKLNTPIKWDENECVECSACISVCPTKVFSLDDDFSLVVDESKCIQCGTCVDMCPHNALSLGKNNR is encoded by the coding sequence ATGAAGATCAAGATCAATATTTCAAGTGATATACTCACAAAGCCGATCATGGCAGAATCGATACTTGAAACTGGCGTTCTGCTGAATATCTCCCAGGCTCATTTTGACCGCTCCCAGGGAGAGGTCGTTGCTGATGTGGATGAAGACAAATTCGACCTGATGTGTAAATCTTTGACAAACAAAGGTGCAAGGGTCACAAAATTGAATACTCCTATAAAGTGGGATGAAAACGAATGCGTTGAATGCAGTGCCTGTATTTCCGTATGTCCGACAAAAGTTTTCTCCCTGGATGACGATTTCAGTTTAGTTGTAGATGAATCAAAATGCATCCAGTGTGGAACCTGTGTTGACATGTGTCCCCACAATGCCCTGTCACTTGGAAAGAATAACAGGTGA
- a CDS encoding homocysteine biosynthesis protein, with protein MVKKTIHEINGRIRDGSVNVVTAEEMVHIVGELGAEDAAKEVDVVTTGTFGAMCSSGVWLNFGHSEPPIKMQKVFLNDVEAYTGVAAVDAFIGATQLSESLGMEYGGAHVIEDLIRGKSVHLHATSHGTDCYPRKVLDTTLSLEDMNQAIMMNPRNAYQKYNAATNGTKNTIHTYMGSLLPSFGNVTYSGAGVLSPLSNDPDYMTIGTGTRIFLGGAQGYIVGQGTQHSSGGGFGTLMVQGDLKHMSPDYIRAANFTGYGTSLYVGMGVPIPILNEQIAQATAVTDAGVTTKILDYGIPSRDRAAVRDVTYEELRSGSVDINGRDVPTSSLSSFKKSRIIASELKDWISKGEFFVSMPVERLPKDISAKPMKQTEGIALVSDIMAVNVVTISKDASVYDAAKTIMETAFNHLPVVSADNALVGVVTAWDISKAVSQNKFDLVEDIMTRKVITASADERVAVVARRMDQDSVSAMPVINKERHIIGMITSDDISKLYARRS; from the coding sequence ATGGTCAAAAAAACAATTCATGAAATCAACGGTAGAATAAGAGATGGAAGTGTCAATGTAGTTACTGCCGAAGAAATGGTTCACATAGTTGGTGAACTGGGTGCAGAAGATGCTGCAAAGGAAGTTGATGTAGTAACTACCGGTACTTTCGGCGCAATGTGTTCATCAGGCGTCTGGTTGAACTTCGGTCATTCGGAACCACCTATTAAGATGCAGAAGGTATTTTTGAACGACGTTGAAGCCTACACCGGTGTTGCGGCTGTGGATGCTTTCATCGGAGCTACTCAATTATCCGAGTCATTAGGTATGGAATATGGCGGTGCCCATGTCATAGAGGACCTGATAAGGGGAAAATCTGTCCATCTTCATGCGACATCTCACGGAACTGACTGTTATCCGAGAAAAGTGCTTGATACTACCCTGTCCCTTGAAGATATGAACCAGGCCATAATGATGAATCCTCGCAATGCGTATCAAAAATACAATGCTGCGACCAACGGTACTAAGAATACGATACACACTTACATGGGCTCTTTACTTCCTTCATTTGGAAATGTCACCTATTCAGGTGCCGGTGTCCTCTCGCCGCTTTCCAACGATCCTGATTACATGACCATTGGTACGGGAACGAGAATATTTCTGGGAGGTGCCCAGGGATATATAGTAGGCCAGGGAACTCAGCACTCTTCAGGTGGTGGTTTTGGTACCCTAATGGTTCAGGGAGATCTCAAGCACATGAGTCCTGATTATATAAGAGCTGCAAATTTCACCGGTTACGGTACTTCTCTTTACGTTGGAATGGGTGTTCCAATCCCAATCCTTAATGAACAGATAGCACAGGCTACTGCTGTTACTGATGCAGGTGTCACTACTAAGATACTGGACTATGGTATTCCAAGCAGGGACCGGGCTGCAGTACGTGATGTAACCTACGAGGAATTGCGCAGCGGTTCTGTTGATATCAACGGACGTGATGTTCCTACATCTTCCCTCTCAAGTTTTAAGAAATCAAGGATAATTGCATCTGAGTTAAAGGACTGGATTTCCAAAGGTGAATTCTTTGTGTCAATGCCTGTTGAAAGGCTTCCAAAGGATATATCCGCAAAACCAATGAAGCAGACAGAAGGTATAGCTCTTGTTTCTGATATCATGGCAGTCAATGTTGTAACTATTAGTAAGGATGCAAGCGTTTACGATGCTGCAAAGACCATAATGGAAACTGCTTTTAACCATCTTCCTGTTGTCAGTGCCGACAATGCCCTTGTCGGTGTTGTTACTGCCTGGGATATCTCAAAGGCTGTTTCACAGAACAAGTTCGATCTTGTTGAGGATATCATGACGCGTAAGGTCATAACTGCCAGTGCTGATGAAAGGGTGGCTGTTGTAGCAAGAAGGATGGACCAGGATTCCGTTTCCGCAATGCCTGTGATAAATAAGGAAAGGCATATCATAGGTATGATAACGAGTGATGATATCAGCAAATTGTATGCCAGGAGGTCATGA